A single Acropora palmata chromosome 5, jaAcrPala1.3, whole genome shotgun sequence DNA region contains:
- the LOC141880914 gene encoding uncharacterized protein LOC141880914 isoform X2 → MAIGGGFFDQYSVFCVFGSVVGCVVVPLITQASTKDFGEKRPRRKMKDREREQLSYVKKRKQTTLELQPLTVRDPGDRKRNKENQRELALARQLELERKQEEKKERQVKKREEERLKRIELEREEKEKEQRLKMYKEQRIREVRENIRPMNKSPFLQRVGTVKTKLTSTTKVTKKLTVHPPTTKSTAKAPDSPLVTMHYLSRQRSQSEESESDPPSPPPSVWKVPKYVEPKWNPWKPEVDSSPRATRLNNDVGCVKVKPEAPFNQLYNPVHMNQSLQKNHLLNQNAERKQSPSELKSTLNTADFIKVKEMDKPDNRHVKFNSYSSFSGLDLLSQLKEDASKPDLGFKSYSLFGPEEPNSAIFRSPLTGH, encoded by the exons ATGGCGATTGGAGGAGGTTTCTTCGACCAGTACTCAGTATTCTGTGTTTTTGGGTCGGTCGTGGGATGTGTTGTCGTTCCCTTGATTACACAG GCCAGTACGAAAGATTTTGGCGAAAAGAGGCCCAGGCGAAAAATGAAGGACCGAGAACGCGAACAGCTGTCTTATGTGAAAAAACGGAAGCAGACGACACTAGAACTTCAG CCTCTCACTGTCCGAGATCCAGGTGACCggaaacgaaacaaagaaaaccagAGAGAGCTAGCATTGGCGCGGCAGCTTGAGTTG GAACGTAAACAAGAGGAGAAAAAGGAACGACAAGTTAAGAAAAGAGAGGAAGAGAGATTAAAAAGAATTGAACTAGAGAGAGAAGAGAAAGAG AAAGAACAACGGCTGAAGATGTACAAAGAGCAACGCATAAGAGAAGTGAGAGAAAACATTAGACCAATGAATAAG AGCCCTTTTCTTCAAAGAGTAGGCACTGTTAAGACAAAATTAACGAGTACTACAAAGGTCACAAAGAAACTCACTGTGCATCCACCTACAACTAAATCAACAGCGAAGGCTCCAGATTCTCCTCTAGTAACAATGCATTACCTCTCCAGACAACGGTCCCAGTCTGAAGAGAGCGAAAGCGACCCCCCTAGTCCACCCCCGTCAGTATGGAAAGTTCCAAAATACGTGGAGCCCAAGTGGAACCCTTGGAAACCTGAAGTCGATAGCTCTCCCAGAGCGACACGTCTGAACAACGATGTAGGCTGCGTGAAAGTTAAACCCGAGGCGCCTTTCAATCAGTTATATAACCCCGTACATATGAACCAGTCGTTGCAAAAGAACCACTTACTAAATCAAAAtgctgaaagaaaacaaagcccCTCTGAGCTCAAATCCACGCTAAACACAGCCGACTTCATCAAGGTCAAAGAAATGGATAAACCAGATAACCGCCATGTCAAATTTAATTCATATTCTAGTTTTTCCGGTTTGGATCTTCTCTCGCAGTTAAAAGAGGATGCCTCGAAACCGGATTTGGGATTTAAATCTTATTCTCTCTTTGGCCCAGAGGAACCAAACAGCGCCATATTTAGATCTCCTCTTACGGGCCACTGA
- the LOC141880914 gene encoding uncharacterized protein LOC141880914 isoform X1 has product MAIGGGFFDQYSVFCVFGSVVGCVVVPLITQSVESVIFSAIVISLTATHLTKRASKSESTNQASTKDFGEKRPRRKMKDREREQLSYVKKRKQTTLELQPLTVRDPGDRKRNKENQRELALARQLELERKQEEKKERQVKKREEERLKRIELEREEKEKEQRLKMYKEQRIREVRENIRPMNKSPFLQRVGTVKTKLTSTTKVTKKLTVHPPTTKSTAKAPDSPLVTMHYLSRQRSQSEESESDPPSPPPSVWKVPKYVEPKWNPWKPEVDSSPRATRLNNDVGCVKVKPEAPFNQLYNPVHMNQSLQKNHLLNQNAERKQSPSELKSTLNTADFIKVKEMDKPDNRHVKFNSYSSFSGLDLLSQLKEDASKPDLGFKSYSLFGPEEPNSAIFRSPLTGH; this is encoded by the exons ATGGCGATTGGAGGAGGTTTCTTCGACCAGTACTCAGTATTCTGTGTTTTTGGGTCGGTCGTGGGATGTGTTGTCGTTCCCTTGATTACACAG TCAGTAGAAAGCGTCATATTTTCTGCTATTGTGATAAGTCTTACAGCAACCCATCTCACAAAACGAGCATCGAAGTCTGAAAGCACAAACCAG GCCAGTACGAAAGATTTTGGCGAAAAGAGGCCCAGGCGAAAAATGAAGGACCGAGAACGCGAACAGCTGTCTTATGTGAAAAAACGGAAGCAGACGACACTAGAACTTCAG CCTCTCACTGTCCGAGATCCAGGTGACCggaaacgaaacaaagaaaaccagAGAGAGCTAGCATTGGCGCGGCAGCTTGAGTTG GAACGTAAACAAGAGGAGAAAAAGGAACGACAAGTTAAGAAAAGAGAGGAAGAGAGATTAAAAAGAATTGAACTAGAGAGAGAAGAGAAAGAG AAAGAACAACGGCTGAAGATGTACAAAGAGCAACGCATAAGAGAAGTGAGAGAAAACATTAGACCAATGAATAAG AGCCCTTTTCTTCAAAGAGTAGGCACTGTTAAGACAAAATTAACGAGTACTACAAAGGTCACAAAGAAACTCACTGTGCATCCACCTACAACTAAATCAACAGCGAAGGCTCCAGATTCTCCTCTAGTAACAATGCATTACCTCTCCAGACAACGGTCCCAGTCTGAAGAGAGCGAAAGCGACCCCCCTAGTCCACCCCCGTCAGTATGGAAAGTTCCAAAATACGTGGAGCCCAAGTGGAACCCTTGGAAACCTGAAGTCGATAGCTCTCCCAGAGCGACACGTCTGAACAACGATGTAGGCTGCGTGAAAGTTAAACCCGAGGCGCCTTTCAATCAGTTATATAACCCCGTACATATGAACCAGTCGTTGCAAAAGAACCACTTACTAAATCAAAAtgctgaaagaaaacaaagcccCTCTGAGCTCAAATCCACGCTAAACACAGCCGACTTCATCAAGGTCAAAGAAATGGATAAACCAGATAACCGCCATGTCAAATTTAATTCATATTCTAGTTTTTCCGGTTTGGATCTTCTCTCGCAGTTAAAAGAGGATGCCTCGAAACCGGATTTGGGATTTAAATCTTATTCTCTCTTTGGCCCAGAGGAACCAAACAGCGCCATATTTAGATCTCCTCTTACGGGCCACTGA